From the Candidatus Vicinibacter affinis genome, the window GGCGTCTTCGATTTCGGCGAGCGCCTTTGCGGCGGCGTCTGCGGCGCCCAGGTCGCGCTTTCCGTTCTCGACGGATCGGCGCATAAGGTCGGCGGCTTGCTTGTATTCGCGCAGCTTCCCGGCGGCTTCGTGATCGACTGGAGGGGGCGGCGTGAATTCGACAAGGGCGCCGTTGGCGTGCGAGTGCCGTAGCACCGTTCCGCAGTTTGGGCAGTCGTAGGTCGGCTCATCCGGCAGGCGCGGGCCAGCGTTACGGCTCGCCTCGGCGAACTTCTCTTCCCACTGCTTCAGTTCGGCTTCGTCGCGCGCGATCTTGTCGGCGATGCGCGCGTATTTGCCGGCTTTCTCGCGCAGCTCGGCGAGCCTTCCGGCCTGCTCTGCCGCGCGCTTTGCGCGCCCGTTCATGTCGCCGAGCGTGCCGGCGTTGGCTTCGATCTGCGCGTCAAGGCGTGACAGCGCGTCACGTGTTTCAGGCAGCTTGTTGGCGCCGGCTGGCGCTGGCGCATTTGCCCGCCAGCTTGCGGCCTTGACGCCGCCGTATGTCTCGCCCGTGATCGCGCGCCAGGCGGCCTTGGCGTCGCGCGCCTTGGCTTGGGCCTCTTTGTGTGCTGCGTCGCTGCCGGCGCGCAAATGCGGGGCGATGATGTCGATCTTGTCGGCCGAGCAGCCGCCGCGCTCGTACATGCGCCTGATAACCTCGTCCCCGGTGATCGAGATCCCGGTCAGCGCGAACAGAAGCTGCCGGCGCTCGTTGGCGTCGAGGCTCGCGAACCGCTGCGCATCGAGAACGAACGGCAGCAGTTCGGACGGTCGGACGCTGCCAGTCTGCTCGTGTGCGCCGTTTGGAATGGTGATAGCGGACTGCCCGCCGTCGTTCTCTACAACGGCGTAGCCGACCTCGGAATCGTCCGACACGAGCTGTTTGTACTCTTTCTTTAGGAAGACTCGCGACGGCTCGCCGGTCAGCGCCATGCGCACGGCCTGGGCGACGCTTGATTTGCCGCTGTGGTTTTTCCCGCAGACCAGCAACACGGGGCGAGAAAGCTTCAAGTCGACGTCTCTGGCGCCGATGAAGTTCTTTGCGGTGATTGCCGAGATTCTCATCTGACTCTCCTCTTGTGCGCCTTGCGGCGCTTGGCCTTGAGTGCTTCGCGTTTGGCGGCGGCTACCGTATGCCGGCCGCCGCTGCCGCTTCCGGCTGTTACTGGCGCTTGGCCGTATCCAGGTCGCGGCGATCAATCGGCCTGGCCGAAGCGGTTGCTGGCCAAAACACCATCCGCAGCCAGCTCTGGAAAGTGAATTCCCCTTCCCATCACTCCACCCCCATCGAACCGCGCTCGCGGCGCTGGCGTGGCGCCGCCGGTTGTTGCTGTTGCTGCTCGGCGACCTCAGCGGCGCGGGCGTTCGCCTCGTCCTCTTCGGACCAGTCGCTTTGCGTGGCTGGCTCTGCCTTCGGCATCTGCTGCGGAACGGTCTGGGGCTGCTTTTCGTCGGGATTCATGCGCTCGCTTTCTTCAGCGTCGCTGGGCCCGTCTTTTCTCGCCGCGTCTGGCTTCACGACTGATTTGAGCCCTTGAGCGCCCGTCTTTTTGGCGCGATCATCTTGCTCGGCAGAAAACCAATCGTCCGGGCCGCTCATTCCGTCCTTGATGCTTGCGTAGATTTTGCGCAGGCTGACGATTTGCGCTGGCTGAATGGCGTCTATTCGGCGCTGGATGCGGGCCTCGACTTGCGCCTTTGTCACGCCGATTGAAGCAAACGCTGAAACCAGTTTCTGCACTGCCTCTTGGCTGGTATCGGCCGTCGCGTGCATCGTTACCGCGCACTGATCTACAGCGGCCTCTGTCACGTCGCCCGGAATGATCGACAAGATGCAGGAGCGCACGCGGCGCTGCGCCATGTTGGCTACCAGCTCGTAAATCTCGCGCTCGTCTCTCGTCTTTCGGCCGCCGGACTTCGTGTCGATCCAGTGGCGAACTCGGAAATTCAGCGGGCGCTCAGTGTTGGTTTCAAGATCCCAGGCAAACGCCTTCACGTCGGAGTACCCAACTCCGTCCCGGTCCTGTCCGCGAGACATTTCGCTGAATCCGAACTTGATATTCCCCCATTGCTGCGCGATCGTCTCAGCAAGCCTAATGGTCGGACCGCTTACGTCTTGCCCGCCCTTTGCGTAGCTGTAGATTGCAGCATTTGCCAAAGACGGCCGGGTGCAGGAATTCAGAATTCGGTCCATCGCCGCTATCTGGTTGCGCGGATTCTGTTGCGCGATGACCATTGCCGCCTGAATTTCAGCGATTGCCCGGTGATGGTCTGAGGTTGCTGCGGAGCTTCCTGCCGCTTGCGGAGCAGAGCTTCCGAAAGGGTTTGAAACGACGTTGTTCATGACGCCTCCTGTTATTTGATCAACAGCGGGCGGTTGCCGACTGTCGTGG encodes:
- a CDS encoding AAA family ATPase is translated as MRISAITAKNFIGARDVDLKLSRPVLLVCGKNHSGKSSVAQAVRMALTGEPSRVFLKKEYKQLVSDDSEVGYAVVENDGGQSAITIPNGAHEQTGSVRPSELLPFVLDAQRFASLDANERRQLLFALTGISITGDEVIRRMYERGGCSADKIDIIAPHLRAGSDAAHKEAQAKARDAKAAWRAITGETYGGVKAASWRANAPAPAGANKLPETRDALSRLDAQIEANAGTLGDMNGRAKRAAEQAGRLAELREKAGKYARIADKIARDEAELKQWEEKFAEASRNAGPRLPDEPTYDCPNCGTVLRHSHANGALVEFTPPPPVDHEAAGKLREYKQAADLMRRSVENGKRDLGAADAAAKALAEIEDAGLAECPNTGEMDTLKAATDDLKQQRAELQKSIRELEDAERAAQQADKRTADAAKHHGDVQQWETIAAALAPDGIPGQMLGEALGPVNSRLADSSLSTEWPIVTITADMEITAGGRPYRLLSESDQWRVDAMIAETIAHLSGEKLLVLDRVDVLDIEGREDLLFWLDDLSSSGQIETALLFATLKALPANLPDNIEAVWIENGRATTAGNLKAA